Proteins co-encoded in one Candidatus Thiodictyon syntrophicum genomic window:
- a CDS encoding type II toxin-antitoxin system Phd/YefM family antitoxin translates to MRSVQVVEAKAKFSALLAAVEAGETVAIMRRGRVVAQLVPDSPRMAADPFRPLWAEQDDIDLVRPADLAAEPVTPI, encoded by the coding sequence ATGCGCAGCGTACAAGTCGTAGAAGCAAAAGCAAAATTTTCTGCCCTTTTGGCGGCGGTCGAAGCCGGCGAAACGGTCGCGATCATGCGGCGCGGCCGGGTCGTCGCGCAGCTTGTCCCGGATTCCCCACGCATGGCCGCCGACCCATTCAGGCCCCTCTGGGCCGAGCAAGACGACATCGACCTGGTCCGGCCGGCGGATCTGGCCGCCGAACCCGTCACGCCGATCTAG
- a CDS encoding PIN domain-containing protein has translation MRYLMDTNTFIAAMKGVAAVRDKLEHTPLSDLVLSPVVLGELELGIEKSAHREKNAARLAGVVARIELLPLDARVSRHYATIRADLERKGTPIGANDYWIAAQGLAFGAVVVTDNEAEFTRVPGLAVENWLRAAP, from the coding sequence ATGCGCTACCTGATGGACACCAACACCTTCATCGCCGCCATGAAAGGCGTCGCAGCTGTGCGCGACAAACTTGAGCACACCCCGCTGAGCGACCTGGTGCTTTCTCCCGTGGTGCTTGGCGAACTCGAACTCGGTATCGAAAAGAGTGCGCATCGCGAAAAGAATGCCGCCCGTTTGGCCGGCGTCGTGGCAAGGATCGAGTTGCTGCCGCTCGATGCCAGGGTTAGCCGGCATTACGCCACCATCCGCGCCGACTTGGAGCGTAAGGGCACTCCGATCGGCGCCAACGATTACTGGATCGCTGCGCAGGGTCTCGCCTTTGGCGCAGTGGTCGTTACAGACAATGAAGCCGAATTCACCCGCGTCCCGGGTCTGGCGGTCGAGAACTGGCTCCGCGCCGCGCCTTGA
- a CDS encoding PD-(D/E)XK nuclease family protein — protein sequence MTTESLKDTFRRELPDWLRQDPDLRAYILDLTRQEYANRKDTQDQFYELLTELRRDRDDQNRKWDNNQAAMSKEFKQLYDALKAQAAKQERGIGALGSRWGLQSEKAFRDALAGILEQSFGIEVINVNEYDDEGVVFGRPDQVELDVIIKNGLLIICELKSFIDKAGMYSFERKARFYEQRHERQASRLIVISPMIDARARPVAERLGIETYGDSIDVEAL from the coding sequence ATGACCACCGAATCCCTGAAAGACACCTTCCGACGCGAACTGCCCGACTGGTTACGCCAAGACCCCGACCTTCGCGCTTATATTCTGGACCTCACGCGGCAAGAATACGCCAACCGCAAGGACACCCAAGACCAGTTCTACGAATTGCTGACCGAGTTGCGCCGTGACCGCGACGATCAGAACCGTAAATGGGATAATAACCAGGCAGCGATGAGCAAAGAATTCAAGCAACTCTACGATGCGCTCAAAGCCCAGGCCGCCAAGCAGGAACGCGGTATCGGCGCCCTCGGTTCCCGCTGGGGCCTGCAATCGGAGAAGGCCTTCCGCGACGCCTTGGCGGGGATTCTGGAGCAGAGTTTCGGCATCGAGGTCATCAATGTCAATGAATACGATGATGAGGGCGTCGTGTTCGGCCGCCCCGATCAGGTCGAACTCGATGTGATCATCAAGAACGGCCTCCTGATCATCTGTGAACTGAAATCGTTCATCGACAAGGCCGGGATGTACAGCTTCGAGCGCAAGGCGCGCTTCTACGAGCAACGCCACGAACGTCAGGCGAGTCGCCTGATCGTCATTTCACCGATGATCGACGCCCGCGCCCGCCCGGTCGCCGAACGCCTGGGGATCGAGACCTATGGCGACTCGATCGATGTGGAGGCACTTTGA
- the typA gene encoding translational GTPase TypA, whose protein sequence is MIENLRNIAIIAHVDHGKTTLVDKLLQQSGTLGERFGPVERVMDSNDLEKERGITITSKNTALRWKDYRINIVDTPGHADFGGEVERVLSMVDSVLLLVDAQEGPMPQTRFVTSKAFQHGLRPIVVINKIDRPGARPDWVIDQVFELFDRLGATDEQLDFPIVYASAINGYAGLTDDVHEGDMTPIFEAIIQHCPRPPVDPDSPFQMQISTLDYSSFVGAIALGRIRHGSVKPNQQVVVVKPDGVRYKAKIGLVYGYLGLERYEVPSASAGDIVALTGIEAPNVSDTLCDPDHVEAMPQLTVDEPTVTMTFQVNTSPFAGREGKYLTSRQLKERLERELIHNVALRVEEGTDPEKFRVSGRGELHLSILLETMRREGYELAVSRPEVIFRELDGIICEPYEQLTVDVDDQYQGAIMQALGERKGELKDMVPDGQGRVRLDYEIPSRGLIGFQTEFMTLSSGSGLKYHNFDHYGPANQGGIAPRRNGALIANGQGKVLGYSLFNLQDRGRLLVSPGMEVYEGQVIGIHSRDNDLVVNPLKGKQLTNIRASGTDENIILTPAIRFTLEQALEFIEDDELVEITPGAIRIRKRFLTEIERKRHARAPRAE, encoded by the coding sequence GTGATCGAAAACCTTCGCAATATCGCCATCATCGCCCATGTCGACCATGGCAAGACCACGCTGGTGGACAAGCTGCTGCAGCAGTCGGGCACCCTGGGGGAGCGCTTCGGACCGGTCGAGCGGGTGATGGACAGCAACGATCTGGAAAAGGAGCGGGGCATCACCATCACGTCCAAGAACACGGCCCTGCGCTGGAAGGACTACCGGATCAACATCGTCGACACCCCCGGGCACGCGGACTTCGGCGGCGAGGTGGAGCGGGTGCTGTCCATGGTGGACTCGGTGCTGCTGCTGGTGGACGCCCAGGAGGGGCCCATGCCGCAGACCCGCTTCGTCACCAGCAAGGCCTTCCAGCACGGGCTGCGCCCGATCGTGGTGATCAACAAGATCGACCGGCCGGGCGCCCGGCCCGACTGGGTGATCGACCAGGTCTTCGAGCTGTTCGACCGGCTCGGGGCCACCGATGAGCAGCTCGACTTCCCCATCGTCTATGCCTCCGCCATCAATGGCTACGCCGGCCTGACCGACGACGTGCACGAGGGGGACATGACCCCGATCTTCGAGGCGATCATCCAACATTGCCCGCGGCCCCCGGTGGACCCGGACTCGCCCTTCCAGATGCAGATCTCCACGCTCGACTACTCCAGCTTCGTCGGTGCCATCGCGCTCGGGCGCATCCGCCACGGCAGCGTGAAGCCCAACCAGCAGGTGGTGGTGGTGAAGCCCGACGGCGTGCGCTACAAGGCCAAGATCGGCCTGGTCTACGGCTACCTGGGGCTGGAGCGCTACGAGGTACCCTCGGCCTCCGCCGGGGATATCGTGGCCCTGACCGGCATCGAGGCGCCCAACGTCTCCGACACCCTGTGCGACCCGGACCATGTGGAGGCCATGCCGCAACTCACGGTGGACGAGCCGACGGTCACCATGACCTTCCAGGTCAACACCTCCCCCTTCGCCGGGCGTGAGGGCAAGTACCTGACCTCCCGCCAGCTCAAGGAGCGGTTGGAGCGCGAACTGATCCACAACGTGGCCCTGCGGGTCGAGGAAGGCACGGACCCGGAAAAGTTCCGCGTCTCCGGGCGCGGCGAGTTGCACCTGTCGATCCTGCTGGAGACCATGCGCCGCGAGGGCTATGAGTTGGCCGTGTCGCGCCCGGAGGTCATCTTCCGCGAGCTCGACGGCATCATCTGCGAGCCCTACGAGCAACTCACGGTCGATGTGGACGATCAGTACCAGGGGGCCATCATGCAGGCCCTGGGGGAGCGCAAGGGTGAATTGAAGGACATGGTCCCGGACGGCCAGGGCCGGGTGCGCCTGGATTATGAGATCCCCTCGCGCGGCCTGATCGGCTTTCAGACCGAGTTCATGACGCTATCCTCCGGCAGCGGGCTGAAGTATCACAACTTCGACCACTACGGACCGGCCAACCAGGGCGGCATCGCGCCGCGGCGCAACGGTGCCCTGATCGCCAACGGCCAGGGCAAGGTGCTGGGCTACTCGCTCTTCAACCTGCAGGACCGCGGCCGCCTGCTGGTCTCCCCGGGGATGGAGGTCTACGAGGGCCAGGTCATCGGTATCCACTCGCGCGACAACGACCTGGTAGTGAATCCGCTCAAGGGCAAGCAGTTGACCAACATCCGCGCCTCGGGGACGGATGAGAACATCATCCTCACCCCGGCCATCCGCTTCACGCTCGAGCAGGCGCTGGAGTTCATCGAGGACGACGAACTGGTCGAGATCACCCCCGGGGCCATCCGTATCCGCAAGCGCTTCCTTACTGAGATCGAGCGCAAGCGCCATGCGCGCGCGCCGCGGGCCGAATGA
- a CDS encoding GAF domain-containing protein: MDTPLSHTPPGADLLALLQISRIVSRGDDAESRIQDILRYLAVSHRLVRGRVLIADPDAREIYVRYAHGLTPVEVGRGRYRVGEGVTGRVFETGVAVLVADVHQDPGFLARVEDRDAIPPEPIAFLAVPIVREQLPIGVLAALRRYDEECSPQSDLALMEIIGSLIAPVLCASGQSEPWVCPMSEGSRASCSPSVRSLPPVPPARVAGPAVGTGRGDLDRTSSDLMLRMAQQRHGEGRLHLAAGLYLKVVEQESGTEQAQVAVSKLMEIAHYHESKGNARLAADVLERLQRVVDGSVAAADQRSDPWGDDDSGFGPWDSFRDSRGSGGIGARVR, encoded by the coding sequence ATGGATACACCCTTGAGCCACACCCCTCCCGGGGCCGATTTGCTGGCACTGCTGCAAATCTCCCGCATCGTCAGCCGTGGGGATGATGCCGAGTCCCGTATCCAGGACATCCTGCGCTATCTGGCTGTGTCCCACCGGCTGGTGCGCGGACGGGTACTGATCGCGGACCCCGACGCGCGGGAGATCTACGTCCGCTACGCCCACGGGCTGACCCCGGTAGAGGTGGGTCGCGGCCGCTACCGCGTCGGGGAGGGGGTGACGGGGCGGGTCTTTGAAACCGGCGTGGCCGTGTTGGTCGCCGACGTGCATCAGGACCCCGGCTTTCTGGCCCGCGTCGAAGACCGGGACGCAATCCCGCCCGAGCCGATCGCCTTTCTTGCCGTGCCCATCGTGCGTGAGCAGTTGCCGATCGGGGTCTTGGCCGCACTGCGCCGCTACGATGAGGAGTGCTCCCCCCAGTCCGATCTCGCCTTGATGGAGATCATCGGGAGCCTCATCGCCCCGGTCCTGTGCGCCTCGGGTCAATCCGAGCCCTGGGTTTGCCCTATGAGCGAGGGTTCCCGGGCCTCCTGTTCCCCGTCCGTCCGGTCCCTCCCGCCCGTCCCTCCCGCCCGGGTCGCCGGGCCCGCCGTCGGCACCGGCCGCGGGGACCTGGATCGCACCAGCAGCGACCTGATGCTGCGCATGGCGCAGCAGCGCCACGGTGAGGGTCGGCTGCACCTGGCGGCCGGCCTGTACCTGAAGGTTGTGGAACAGGAATCCGGGACCGAGCAGGCGCAGGTCGCCGTTTCCAAGCTGATGGAGATCGCCCACTATCACGAAAGTAAGGGTAATGCCCGCCTCGCCGCGGATGTGCTCGAGCGGCTGCAGCGGGTAGTCGACGGCAGCGTTGCGGCCGCCGACCAGCGGTCGGACCCCTGGGGCGACGATGACTCCGGGTTTGGCCCCTGGGATTCCTTCCGCGACTCCAGGGGCTCCGGTGGGATCGGGGCGCGGGTTCGGTAG
- a CDS encoding GAF domain-containing protein, which translates to MDTTEIDTAPGAELLALQQIARVVSRGDDAESRIQDILRHLAGSPGLVRGRVMLADPAAGEIYIRYAHGLTPAELERGRYRIGEGVSGRVFQTGEAALVANVHDEPGYLARAVTRGALPPEQIAFLAVPIVRDHLPVGVLAAHRLRNHERSAQCDLALMEVIATLIAQILCTDPQARPWAAPMPQEPRSARSLVSPGAADPDSASRDLMARMAAQRHAQGRLHQAADLYLKVAGQYHGSEQALLAKSKLLEIAGYYEGRGATRLAADVLDRLQRALDEGGGRADGGRGLDSWGDRGGATTDRDSFGDSGGSGGIAARLR; encoded by the coding sequence ATGGACACCACCGAAATCGACACCGCCCCCGGCGCCGAGTTGCTGGCGCTCCAGCAAATTGCCCGCGTCGTCTCCCGCGGGGACGACGCCGAGTCACGTATCCAGGACATCCTGCGCCACCTGGCCGGTTCCCCCGGGCTGGTGCGCGGCCGCGTCATGCTGGCGGACCCCGCCGCGGGCGAGATCTATATCCGTTACGCCCACGGCCTGACCCCGGCCGAACTGGAGCGCGGCCGTTACCGTATCGGTGAAGGCGTGTCCGGGCGGGTCTTCCAGACCGGGGAGGCCGCGCTGGTCGCCAATGTGCACGACGAACCCGGCTATCTGGCCCGCGCCGTGACCCGGGGCGCGCTGCCGCCCGAGCAGATCGCCTTTCTTGCCGTGCCGATCGTGCGCGACCACCTGCCGGTCGGGGTCCTGGCCGCCCACCGGCTGCGCAACCACGAGCGCTCCGCCCAGTGCGATCTTGCACTGATGGAGGTCATCGCGACCCTGATCGCCCAGATCCTGTGCACCGATCCGCAGGCCCGGCCCTGGGCCGCGCCGATGCCGCAGGAGCCGCGGTCGGCGCGCTCCCTGGTCAGTCCGGGTGCCGCGGACCCGGACAGCGCCAGCCGCGACCTGATGGCGCGGATGGCCGCGCAGCGGCACGCGCAAGGGCGGCTGCACCAGGCGGCGGACCTTTACCTCAAGGTCGCGGGGCAGTATCACGGGAGCGAGCAGGCCCTGCTCGCCAAGTCCAAGCTGCTGGAGATCGCCGGGTATTACGAGGGTCGGGGCGCTACCCGGCTGGCCGCCGATGTGCTGGATCGGCTGCAGCGGGCGCTCGACGAGGGCGGCGGCCGTGCGGACGGTGGTCGGGGGCTCGATTCCTGGGGCGACCGGGGTGGCGCGACCACCGACCGGGACTCCTTCGGCGACTCCGGAGGCTCCGGCGGCATTGCGGCGCGGCTTCGGTAA